In Alphaproteobacteria bacterium, one DNA window encodes the following:
- a CDS encoding enolase C-terminal domain-like protein gives MKITDITVTLFAWDDIPETQYASITGRFSGSSDLGLVTIRTDQGLEGHDFLGSASRAGSVDAKIVTGVLKPMLIGKDPFDRELLFEHMWQRARLFALRAIGALDVALWDLAGKAANIPIHKLMGGFRSSVPAYASSAVLPSAQAYADEAAAFRERGWTAYKIHPPTRWREDIAICEQVRRAVDDDYRLMLDSTWSYKYPEALRVGQVIERLGFYWYEDPLVEDDVANYVKLKQKLSVPILATEYAPGGHTAYAPWLIMQATDFLRGDVAVKGGLTPCLKTAHLAECFHMNYEVHHGGNSLNNLANLHLIMAIKNCEYFEVLLPDRAQKYGLAEDIEVDRHGLVHAPQGPGIGAKIDFDLIHRKQIAVL, from the coding sequence ATGAAAATCACCGACATCACCGTTACGCTGTTCGCCTGGGACGATATTCCGGAGACCCAGTATGCGAGTATTACCGGCCGTTTCTCCGGATCGAGCGATCTCGGCCTCGTGACGATCCGCACCGATCAGGGCCTTGAGGGTCACGACTTCCTCGGTTCCGCGAGCCGCGCGGGAAGCGTCGACGCCAAGATCGTGACCGGCGTGCTCAAACCGATGCTCATCGGCAAAGACCCGTTCGATCGCGAGCTCCTATTCGAACATATGTGGCAGCGCGCCCGCCTATTCGCCCTTCGCGCGATCGGCGCACTCGACGTGGCGTTATGGGATCTGGCCGGCAAGGCGGCGAATATCCCGATCCACAAGCTCATGGGCGGGTTCCGTTCCTCGGTACCCGCCTATGCGAGCTCGGCAGTGCTGCCATCGGCACAGGCCTATGCGGACGAAGCCGCCGCCTTTCGCGAGCGCGGATGGACCGCTTACAAGATCCATCCGCCCACGCGCTGGCGGGAGGACATCGCGATCTGCGAGCAGGTGCGCCGCGCGGTCGATGACGACTACCGACTGATGCTCGACTCCACCTGGAGCTACAAATATCCCGAGGCGCTACGCGTCGGCCAGGTGATCGAGCGGCTCGGGTTCTACTGGTACGAAGACCCGCTCGTCGAGGACGACGTCGCGAACTATGTCAAGCTCAAGCAGAAGCTCTCCGTGCCCATCCTAGCAACCGAGTATGCGCCGGGAGGACATACCGCGTACGCACCGTGGCTGATCATGCAAGCGACCGACTTTCTGCGCGGTGACGTCGCCGTGAAAGGCGGCTTGACCCCGTGCCTGAAGACCGCCCACCTCGCCGAATGCTTTCACATGAACTACGAGGTGCATCATGGCGGCAATTCGCTCAACAACTTGGCCAACTTGCACCTCATCATGGCGATCAAGAACTGCGAATATTTCGAGGTCCTGCTGCCCGACCGCGCCCAGAAATACGGCCTTGCCGAGGACATCGAG